The Pseudanabaena galeata CCNP1313 genome includes a region encoding these proteins:
- a CDS encoding IS982 family transposase, which produces MDITRIFCEVDDFCQSFEKHWQEQPMLPSMQGERKSRSRMRLSEVMTIAIAFHGSGYKTFKDFYTLTVIPFWRKAFPHLVSYTRFVELMPWTMMLLCCFLHTRKGEVTGISFIDSTPINVCVPCRAHAHKVFKGMVNWGKNSVGWHFGFKLHLIINDKGELLAFKLTPANIDDRQPVPEMAQDLFGQLFGDRGYISQKLFEKLYEQGLQLITKRKKNMKNCLVKLIDKILLRKRAIIESVNDQLKNISQIEHSRHRSFFNFLVNLLAGLVAYTYRETKPALDLLFKGLPALPPAIF; this is translated from the coding sequence TTGGATATCACGCGAATCTTCTGTGAAGTGGATGATTTTTGCCAAAGCTTTGAAAAACACTGGCAAGAGCAACCAATGTTGCCATCAATGCAGGGAGAAAGGAAAAGTCGCTCAAGAATGAGGTTGAGTGAAGTGATGACCATCGCGATCGCCTTTCATGGGTCAGGATACAAGACCTTCAAAGACTTCTATACCCTAACTGTAATACCGTTTTGGCGGAAAGCATTTCCCCACTTGGTAAGCTACACCCGCTTTGTCGAGCTAATGCCTTGGACAATGATGTTGTTATGTTGCTTTCTGCATACCCGCAAAGGCGAAGTGACAGGAATATCATTCATCGACTCCACACCGATCAATGTCTGTGTACCATGCCGTGCCCATGCCCATAAAGTATTCAAAGGTATGGTCAATTGGGGCAAAAACTCAGTGGGATGGCACTTTGGCTTCAAGCTACATTTGATTATCAATGACAAAGGGGAATTGCTTGCCTTCAAGCTCACACCAGCCAATATTGATGACCGACAACCTGTGCCTGAGATGGCTCAAGACCTCTTTGGTCAATTGTTTGGTGACCGTGGTTATATCTCCCAAAAGTTGTTTGAGAAGCTCTATGAACAAGGTTTACAACTGATTACTAAGCGCAAGAAAAATATGAAAAACTGTTTGGTCAAGTTGATTGATAAGATTTTGCTGCGTAAGCGCGCAATTATTGAGTCCGTCAATGACCAACTCAAAAACATTTCTCAGATTGAGCATTCAAGACATCGCAGTTTTTTTAATTTTCTTGTCAACCTTTTAGCTGGGTTGGTTGCTTATACATATCGAGAGACTAAACCTGCTTTAGATCTTCTCTTCAAAGGCTTACCTGCTCTTCCTCCTGCCATCTTTTAG